The proteins below are encoded in one region of Solenopsis invicta isolate M01_SB chromosome 8, UNIL_Sinv_3.0, whole genome shotgun sequence:
- the LOC105199634 gene encoding LOW QUALITY PROTEIN: histone acetyltransferase Tip60 (The sequence of the model RefSeq protein was modified relative to this genomic sequence to represent the inferred CDS: deleted 1 base in 1 codon): MIEEHDERETICDSVNSLVEGCRLPVRMHSTDDWPLAEIISVKEVQGVKCYYVHYVDFNKRLDEWVMEDSLDTRKVQYPRREGTTAPGTGAATPKKQAVSRPPSPSSVSNEPVNGNAVLQAALQKKMSRKRKATFLENEDSQDAPPQTPGPRPTGSLVAHHHDDVVTRMKNVELIELGRHKIKPWYFSPYPQEMVNLTCIYICEFCLKYRKSRKCLERHLVKCNLRHPPGNEIYRKGSISFFEIDGRKNKSYAQNLCLLAKLFLDHKTLYYDTDPFLFYVMTDFDSRGFHIVGYFSKEKESTEDHNVACILTLPPYQRRGYGKLLIEFSYELSKFEGKTGSPEKPLSDLGLLSYRSYWAHTILDILLTVKPVVENEKPQITISEISELTSIKKEDVISTLQNLNLINYYKGQYIVTLNREIIEQHSTAMEKRQIRIDPKCLHWTPKTGVLGPNGELSSN, encoded by the exons ATGATCGAGGAACACGACGAACGCGAGACAATATGCGACTCAGTG AATTCACTGGTGGAAGGCTGCCGTTTGCCGGTCAGGATGCACAGCACGGATGATTGGC CACTTGCAGAAATCATCAGCGTTAAAGAAGTACAAGGCGTCAAGTGCTATTATGTTCACTATGTGGACT TCAACAAACGATTAGATGAATGGGTAATGGAAGATTCTCTGGACACTAGAAAGGTCCAGTATCCTCGTCGCGAGGGAACAACAGCGCCAGGAACAGGCGCTGCAACCCCGAAAAAGCAGGCCGTCAGTAGACCTCCTAGTCCTAGTAGCGTTAGCAATGAGCCAGTTAATGGTAATGCCGTGCTACAAGCAGCACTGCAAAAGAAAATGTCTAGGAAAAGAAAAGCGACCTTTTTAGAAAACGAGGATTCTCAAGACGCCCCTCCACAAACGCCGGGTCCTAGGCCCACTGGCTCCCTAGTCGCGCATCATCACGACGATGTGGTCACGAGGATGAAAAATGTAGAACTAATTGAATTAGGTCGCCATAAAATAAAACCATGGTATTTTAGTCCATATCCGCAAGAGATGGTAAATTTaacttgtatatatatttgtgaatTCTGCCTAAAGTACAGAAAGAGTCGAAAGTGCTTAGAAAGGCATTTAGTCAAGTGCAATCTACGTCATCCACCTGGGAACGAAATCTACAGGAAGGGATCTATATCATTTTTCGAGATTGATGGCCGCAAAAACAAAAGTTATGCGCAAAATCTTTGTCTACTGGCGAAGCTATTTTTAGATCACAAAACCCTATACTACGACACAGATCCTTTTTTGTTCTATGTAATGACAGATTTCGATAGCAGAGGGTTTCACATAGTCGGCTATTTTTCGAAGGAAAAGGAATCGACAGAGGATCACAATGTAGCATGTATTCTTACACTGCCACCATACCAGAGAAGAGGTTACGGCAAgcttttaatagaattttcatACGAACTATCAAAATTCGAAGGAAAGACCGGCTCTCCCGAAAAGCCGTTATCCGATTTGGGTTTACTTTCATACCGAAGTTACTGGGCTCACACGATACTCGATATTCTGCTGACTGTAAAACCTGTTGTAGAGAATGAGAAGCCGCAAATAACGATAAGTGAGATCTCCGAATTGACGTCAATAAAAAAAGAGGATGTGATATCGACTCTACAAAATCTGAATCTCATTAATTACTACAAGGGACAATATATTGTAACGTTAAATAG GGAAATTATCGAACAACACTCGACTGCGATGGAAAAGAGACAGATCAGAATAGATCCTAAGTGTTTGCACTGGACACCGAAA ACTGGAGTGTTAGGGCCAAATGGTGAACTTAGTTCGAATTGA